Proteins encoded by one window of Salvia splendens isolate huo1 chromosome 7, SspV2, whole genome shotgun sequence:
- the LOC121810249 gene encoding caffeoylshikimate esterase-like, with product MDVQYHEEYVKNSRGVQLFTCRWLPLSSPKALVFLCHGYGMECSNFMKGVGEKLASHGYAVFGIDYEGHGRSMGARCYIKRFDNIVHDCSNHFKSICAQEEYREHRRFLYGESMGGAVALLTHKKDPSFWHGAVLVAPMCKISEKVKPHPIVISMLTQVEDVIPKWKIVPTKDVINAAFKDPTKREEIRCNKLIYQQKPRLKTALEMLRTSMDLEDSLNEVTLPFFVLHGEADTVTDPEVSRALYQRASSTDKTMKLYPGMWHGLTAGEPDDNIEVVFSDIISWLDRHVDAPLAPPSAKAVVAVKVQKKAPKARSRMRYLCGLKGRSLCHHSST from the exons ATGGATGTTCAGTATCATGAG GAGTATGTAAAGAACTCCAGAGGTGTGCAGCTTTTCACTTGCAGATGGCTGCCTTTGTCTTCTCCTAAAGCTCTGGTTTTTCTCTGCCatg GTTATGGCATGGAGTGTAGTAATTTCATGAAAG GTGTAGGGGAGAAGCTTGCGAGCCATGGATATGCCGTGTTTGGAATTGACTACGAGGGCCATGGCCGGTCAATGGGCGCTCGTTGCTACATCAAGAGGTTTGACAACATTGTACATGATTGTAGCAACCATTTCAAGTCAATATGTG CACAGGAAGAGTATAGGGAGCATAGAAGATTCTTATATGGGGAGTCGATGGGCGGGGCAGTGGCGCTGCTGACTCACAAGAAGGATCCTAGTTTCTGGCACGGCGCTGTTCTTGTTGCTCCTATGTGTAAG ATCTCGGAGAAGGTAAAGCCACACCCTATAGTTATCAGTATGCTAACCCAAGTTGAAGATGTGATACCTAAGTGGAAGATAGTCCCAACCAAAGATGTGATCAATGCAGCCTTCAAGGACCCTACAAAGCGCGAAGAG ATTCGTTGCAACAAGCTGATATATCAGCAGAAGCCTAGGCTGAAGACCGCGTTGGAAATGCTCCGGACTAGCATGGATCTTGAAGATAGCTTGAATGAG GTGACACTGCCATTTTTCGTGCTGCACGGGGAGGCGGACACAGTGACTGACCCGGAGGTGAGCCGGGCGCTGTACCAGCGGGCCAGCAGCACGGACAAGACCATGAAGCTTTACCCGGGGATGTGGCACGGCCTCACAGCAGGGGAGCCAGACGACAACATTGAGGTGGTTTTCTCGGACATCATATCATGGCTCGATAGGCACGTTGATGCGCCCCTTGCACCCCCGAGCGCCAAGGCTGTGGTGGCGGTCAAGGTGCAGAAGAAGGCGCCTAAAGCGCGGTCGCGGATGAGGTATCTATGTGGCTTGAAGGGCCGGAGTTTGTGCCACCATTCATCCACCTAG